The sequence GGAACCATTAGCATTCGCTGAATAGCTGTAATTGTACCAACATGCGTTCCAGTAAAAAAATTTGCCTTTATAACTTTATCTTTAAGCTCAACGATTTGCAACCATGTACCATTGCACAAACCACCGGCCTGATCTATATTCCTAAGAAGCATAACTGTTACTCCTACCTTCAGTCGTAGATCATGCTTTGGTAAACCACCTATGTTAATACTATTAAGATACTCGGTTGTGTATAGCTCACTATTGAAATGTGAGTCTCGTTCAGATTGGCAAATGCTGTCGGAGCTTAAATATGATCTTTCTTCACCTTCGAGAAACTGCATCATACGATCATTAATGATGTTTACCACTTCGTGAGTTGGAGCAAGGATTGCACGTTATTCGTAGTAAGTGGGATTACCAAGGTTATCGAGAAAATCAGgataaataacattaataatagaaCCGATAGGATCGTTTATGTCTTTTACTAAAATGCCTTCGGGCATTTCTATCTATGAAATCCCGTCTTCACTTGGGTTGACATTACCATTACCGACGTCTAACAACCAATCTGCAAACTTACTAATATTGGACAAATTGTCTTGGTTATCTTCATCAGAATTATTTAAAGAAGAATTAGACAGTCTCATGTTAACTGTCAATTTTAAATCAGTAACATGATCTCATATGTATGAAGAATTCAGTGAAGCATTCACGATATCCTCTCTTTTACCACGAGTAATAACGGGTAACACTTGTCTAAAGTCCCCTCTGAAAACCACGAATTTTCCTCCGAATGGAGTTTCATTGCTATTAGGATTAAATGTACGACAAATGTCACGTAATGAGCGATCTAACGCTtccactgtgatgacccgggaatttccgaccaaatttaaacttaatctttatatat comes from Rutidosis leptorrhynchoides isolate AG116_Rl617_1_P2 chromosome 4, CSIRO_AGI_Rlap_v1, whole genome shotgun sequence and encodes:
- the LOC139842825 gene encoding uncharacterized protein — protein: MQFLEGEERSYLSSDSICQSERDSHFNSELYTTEYLNSINIGGLPKHDLRLKVGVTVMLLRNIDQAGGLCNGTWLQIVELKDKVIKANFFTGTHVGTITAIQRMLMVPSDKRIPFRFQRRQYPISVCFAMTINKSQGQSLAHVGLFLPKPIFSHGQLYVALSRVTSKKGLKVLILNKDNQLSNTTTNVVFKEVLQHL